One segment of Halomonas sp. TD01 DNA contains the following:
- a CDS encoding glycosyltransferase family 2 protein: MKLAIAAIVKNELDSLVEWLAFHLAVGASHFLMADNESTDGTKEFLSVLADQGLVTLISVPTGETPPQLPAYQSLLEKCPKNIDLVAFIDADEYLLPDLEGLTLLAWLEERFVSPDVGALGLNWACFGSNGAKFRDDGLVIERFTQRANQEFGPNHHIKSVVRPHYVERFDNPHFARLKRGCYVNSLGQPLVPRKDKQGKQRFGLSGNVVWDGARINHYLVKSVEEFVLGKAKRGSAATPNYQKQRDYFMRHDRNDAACHLAAELAPKVKKQMKWLQQLADKKQVRSGSEINEQANKISPAQPSSGSDLTRWLKRRLKEWSSTTANGHSPVDRWALDYPSEQRGSRFQPSGRVVQGWLLLPASLAEMHSQVRIVAEWQSAFELCHPLDVDRPDVIKNIFAVPAEGHPQRVCGFRFTVPPKLGSFRLWLALEDARWLLQDVTVDTRDVEAAEQLKVLQGKQGWLFLDNDTNGSVDQFMGRMRLTKAGIKGWDDYLHQLENAAGNVPWALLVAPSKESVMGASYHPREEGASGPMHQVLSLTASAGVVYPVKELKALGDGAFIPTDTHWTHHGALAATIALAVKLGVEKKACAALFKKDRYKNKAMGGDLGNKLTPKQTSNVDVLISFSHSRYKTYDNGLPNFGRLLVIEYPEALMSGTCLIFGSSSSYSMFNYLCRVFQRIVFVHSAGSVDPELVKAVAPAYLATQTNARFVVQIPTVTHSLDEVIHQKCAQLDEKAFEDVHEKRIIASDDYLQALGLLRWEQTASSLLV, from the coding sequence TTGAAGCTTGCGATTGCTGCCATTGTTAAAAATGAACTAGACAGCTTGGTTGAGTGGCTGGCGTTCCATCTTGCGGTGGGGGCCAGCCATTTTTTGATGGCTGATAATGAGAGCACTGATGGCACCAAAGAATTTTTATCGGTACTCGCTGATCAGGGCTTAGTAACACTGATCTCAGTGCCAACAGGTGAGACGCCTCCTCAACTGCCTGCCTACCAGTCGCTTTTAGAAAAATGTCCTAAAAACATAGATTTAGTTGCTTTTATTGATGCTGACGAGTATTTATTACCAGATCTTGAAGGGCTAACGCTATTGGCGTGGTTAGAAGAGCGCTTTGTTTCGCCTGACGTTGGTGCGCTAGGCTTGAATTGGGCCTGTTTTGGTTCCAATGGAGCAAAATTCCGCGATGATGGGTTAGTTATTGAACGTTTTACCCAGCGCGCCAACCAAGAATTCGGGCCTAATCATCATATTAAAAGTGTGGTTCGCCCGCACTATGTAGAGCGTTTCGATAATCCGCACTTTGCCCGTTTAAAACGAGGCTGTTACGTGAATAGTCTTGGCCAACCGTTGGTGCCGCGTAAGGATAAGCAAGGCAAGCAGCGATTTGGACTAAGCGGAAACGTTGTTTGGGACGGGGCGCGTATTAATCACTATTTGGTAAAGTCAGTAGAAGAATTTGTACTAGGCAAAGCTAAACGGGGCAGTGCGGCTACGCCTAATTATCAAAAGCAGCGCGACTATTTTATGCGCCATGACCGCAACGATGCCGCGTGTCATTTGGCCGCTGAACTCGCGCCTAAGGTCAAAAAACAAATGAAATGGTTGCAGCAACTTGCTGATAAAAAGCAGGTCAGGAGTGGCTCGGAGATAAACGAGCAAGCCAATAAAATATCTCCCGCTCAGCCTTCTTCTGGTTCGGATTTAACCCGGTGGCTGAAACGCCGTTTGAAAGAGTGGTCTTCCACTACCGCGAATGGGCACTCTCCTGTTGATCGTTGGGCGTTGGATTACCCTTCTGAACAGCGCGGTTCACGCTTTCAACCTTCAGGGCGGGTTGTGCAAGGGTGGTTGCTACTGCCAGCAAGTCTGGCCGAAATGCATTCACAAGTGCGTATTGTGGCGGAATGGCAGTCTGCCTTTGAGCTGTGCCATCCTCTGGACGTTGATCGCCCGGACGTTATCAAAAATATTTTTGCAGTGCCGGCTGAAGGTCACCCCCAACGCGTGTGTGGTTTTCGTTTTACTGTACCACCCAAGCTGGGTAGCTTCCGGTTATGGCTGGCGCTTGAGGATGCACGCTGGCTACTGCAAGACGTTACGGTTGATACGCGGGATGTCGAAGCCGCAGAGCAACTGAAAGTGTTGCAAGGTAAGCAGGGTTGGCTGTTTTTAGATAACGACACTAACGGTAGCGTTGACCAATTTATGGGGCGCATGCGTCTTACTAAAGCCGGTATAAAAGGCTGGGATGATTATCTTCATCAGCTTGAAAATGCTGCTGGTAACGTGCCCTGGGCATTATTGGTAGCCCCTTCTAAAGAGAGTGTGATGGGGGCAAGTTATCACCCACGGGAAGAGGGCGCTTCCGGCCCTATGCACCAAGTGCTTAGCTTAACTGCTTCTGCTGGTGTGGTTTATCCTGTTAAGGAACTGAAAGCCCTGGGCGATGGAGCGTTTATTCCTACGGATACTCACTGGACCCATCATGGGGCGTTGGCCGCAACGATTGCCCTAGCGGTAAAGCTAGGTGTGGAAAAGAAAGCCTGTGCGGCGCTGTTTAAAAAAGACCGCTATAAAAATAAGGCCATGGGCGGCGATCTTGGTAATAAGCTAACCCCGAAGCAAACGTCTAATGTTGATGTACTGATTTCTTTTAGTCATTCTCGTTACAAGACCTACGATAATGGCTTGCCTAACTTTGGCCGATTACTGGTGATTGAGTATCCTGAGGCGTTAATGTCGGGCACGTGTCTGATATTCGGCTCTTCCTCTAGTTACTCCATGTTTAATTATTTATGCCGAGTGTTTCAGCGCATTGTGTTTGTGCATAGCGCGGGGAGTGTTGACCCTGAGTTGGTTAAAGCGGTCGCTCCCGCGTATCTGGCGACTCAGACCAATGCTCGTTTTGTAGTGCAGATACCGACGGTTACCCATAGTTTGGATGAGGTGATTCACCAAAAGTGTGCACAGCTGGATGAGAAGGCGTTTGAAGACGTTCATGAAAAGCGTATCATCGCATCAGATGACTACCTTCAAGCCTTGGGGCTGCTGCGTTGGGAACAGACTGCCAGCAGCCTACTTGTGTGA
- a CDS encoding glycosyltransferase family 2 protein — MRQHIVSLKEMMAAIGRHSSVPPFWRRNPSIRVVDAPVFKSEAAANVNTPVKASTYCVCDGEKPLPGWNMLELDGLGADAYGAATILLYTHKGIIETSVSLRPGKTTKRILWVPRGVKKIAFSFLASEAALAHLAVEWVWLTPWFAQSRLARRLINNHASYKGMRTRDVVRYLHTESVAQARSWRSIALEEYNQTHAKQHVSEDYSRWVNTTEKEAVEDPQSIIAGLKSAPLFSIIMPVTLSDLEQGEAPFIATINSLKAQSYFFWEVFIVLSAEITDTQRKALERYIPTTSRINLIHSYHRTLAKLDHQGFIQTQGDGVMRISWGDQLAKEALCQLAKAWNDHPDAQLFYTDEDVLGADGKRCKPNFKPGWNPDLLLSTNYIGRIALYKRRLLWQLESEQTDLLSHLTSRAAVDYALALTFMMWKVTHGNEKSVCHLPAMLYHRSEDFPHPLHQQDAISLVSSVLKQQVASAKAVVHPGLLESSVRIEWPIPNPAPLVSLLVPTRNGVDILRPCVDAILERTAYTHFELLILDNQSDCPETMAYMDDVAKRDPRVRVLRWNHPFNYSAINNFGAAQSHGSIIGLVNNDVEPVNEHWLTEMVSQACRSEIGCVGAKLYYPNGMLQHGGVILGLGDVAGHAHRFFPRESDGYTGRLKLVQNLSAVTAACLLLRKNVFNNVGGLNEKKLSVAYNDVDLCLKVRQAGYRNLWSPFAELYHHESISRGADDTPTKRARWLSEVAYMRRTWGNHLDSDPAYNPNLTLVHEDFSLK; from the coding sequence ATGAGGCAGCATATTGTCAGTTTAAAAGAAATGATGGCTGCCATTGGGAGGCACAGCAGTGTGCCCCCATTCTGGCGGCGTAATCCCAGTATTCGCGTAGTAGATGCGCCTGTCTTTAAAAGTGAAGCTGCAGCAAATGTTAATACACCAGTAAAGGCAAGTACCTACTGTGTTTGTGATGGAGAAAAGCCACTTCCTGGCTGGAATATGCTGGAGTTGGATGGGTTAGGGGCAGATGCTTATGGCGCTGCCACGATTCTTCTCTATACCCACAAAGGCATTATCGAAACGTCGGTGTCGTTGCGCCCAGGTAAAACGACTAAGCGGATTCTTTGGGTACCGCGAGGCGTAAAAAAAATCGCGTTCTCTTTTTTGGCCAGCGAAGCGGCCTTGGCCCACTTGGCGGTGGAATGGGTGTGGCTAACGCCTTGGTTTGCCCAAAGCCGCTTAGCGCGCCGTTTGATCAATAATCACGCCAGTTATAAGGGGATGAGAACGCGTGACGTGGTGCGTTATCTCCACACGGAGTCGGTTGCCCAAGCACGTAGCTGGCGCAGTATCGCTCTGGAAGAATATAACCAAACCCACGCAAAACAGCATGTGTCTGAAGACTATTCACGGTGGGTAAATACAACCGAGAAAGAGGCTGTTGAAGATCCTCAGTCGATTATTGCGGGCCTGAAATCAGCGCCCCTGTTCTCAATCATCATGCCAGTGACGCTGAGTGATTTAGAGCAGGGGGAAGCGCCTTTCATTGCCACAATTAATTCCTTAAAAGCACAAAGTTACTTTTTTTGGGAAGTCTTTATTGTGCTTTCCGCTGAGATCACCGATACACAGCGGAAAGCGTTAGAGCGCTATATTCCTACGACTAGCCGTATCAACTTGATCCATAGTTATCATCGCACCTTGGCAAAGTTAGACCACCAAGGGTTTATTCAAACCCAGGGCGATGGGGTCATGCGGATTAGCTGGGGCGATCAGTTAGCGAAAGAAGCCTTATGCCAGTTGGCGAAAGCGTGGAACGATCACCCTGACGCGCAGCTTTTCTACACGGATGAAGACGTGCTAGGAGCTGATGGCAAGCGTTGCAAGCCCAACTTTAAGCCGGGCTGGAACCCGGATTTGTTGCTTTCGACTAACTACATTGGCCGCATAGCGTTGTATAAGCGGCGGTTGCTTTGGCAGCTGGAGTCTGAGCAGACGGATCTGCTGTCTCACCTGACCAGTCGGGCTGCGGTTGATTATGCGCTGGCGCTCACCTTTATGATGTGGAAAGTGACTCACGGCAACGAAAAGTCGGTGTGTCATTTGCCTGCTATGTTGTATCACCGTAGCGAAGACTTTCCTCATCCGCTTCACCAGCAGGATGCTATTTCGCTGGTTAGCAGCGTATTGAAGCAGCAAGTAGCTAGCGCAAAAGCGGTGGTGCATCCAGGGTTATTGGAGAGCTCAGTGCGGATTGAGTGGCCAATACCCAACCCAGCGCCGCTAGTGAGCTTGTTGGTGCCAACCCGCAATGGTGTTGATATTTTGCGGCCTTGTGTGGATGCCATTTTAGAACGCACTGCTTACACTCATTTTGAGCTGCTGATTCTGGATAACCAGAGCGACTGCCCAGAAACCATGGCGTACATGGATGACGTGGCAAAGCGCGACCCGCGTGTCCGTGTATTGCGTTGGAATCATCCGTTTAACTACTCAGCGATCAATAATTTTGGCGCTGCGCAGTCCCATGGCAGCATCATTGGTTTGGTCAATAATGATGTAGAGCCGGTAAATGAACACTGGCTAACCGAAATGGTAAGCCAAGCCTGTCGTTCTGAAATTGGCTGTGTCGGAGCCAAACTCTATTACCCAAACGGTATGCTGCAACATGGCGGTGTAATACTTGGTTTGGGGGACGTTGCAGGCCATGCGCATCGTTTCTTCCCCCGTGAGAGTGACGGTTACACGGGACGGTTGAAGTTGGTTCAGAATTTATCTGCGGTGACTGCGGCGTGCTTGCTGCTGCGTAAAAACGTGTTCAATAACGTGGGCGGTTTAAACGAAAAGAAATTAAGCGTTGCCTATAACGACGTTGATTTGTGCTTGAAGGTTAGACAAGCAGGCTACCGCAACTTGTGGTCTCCGTTTGCTGAACTTTACCACCATGAATCTATCTCTCGCGGTGCCGATGATACGCCTACCAAGCGTGCCCGCTGGCTAAGCGAAGTTGCTTACATGCGCCGTACCTGGGGTAATCATCTGGACAGTGACCCTGCTTACAATCCCAATTTAACGCTTGTGCATGAAGATTTTTCTCTCAAGTGA
- the pgm gene encoding phosphoglucomutase (alpha-D-glucose-1,6-bisphosphate-dependent): MDQPNVNKGASRMDAIVKAFFDETPDASIAKERVAFGTSGHRGRATDRTFNAAHIFAITQAVVDYRSEAGYQGPMFLGFDTHALSKPAWECALRVLAANKVPVFIEKDHGVTATPLISRAILQHNRPQQQHPQDQALPDVALADGLIITPSHNPPEDGGIKYNPFHGGPADTEATKWIELRANAYLLRQLCDISPVPLEQALACAQEYDFTAHYVAQLGSVVDMTAIQNANLTLGVDPMGGTALPVWQAVAEHYGLNLEVVNTSVDASFGFMPLDHDGKIRMDCSSPDAMANLLKIKDRFDLAFGNDPDADRHGIVDANGLMNPNHFLAVCVDYLIGHRPEWAETLNIGKTLVSSSMIDRIVASHQRELFEVPVGFKWFVEGLHDGWLAFGGEESAGASLLTRDGNAWSTDKDGIALCLLAAEITAVTGKTPSEYYRSLTERFGEPFYKRVDTACTAEEKAAFKKLSADSVTETTLAGDPITAVLVNAPGNGEAIGGLKVTTENGWFAARPSGTESLYKVYAESFKGPQHLDELIESATTLLSGVLKT, from the coding sequence GTGGACCAGCCAAATGTTAATAAGGGAGCAAGTAGAATGGATGCCATCGTTAAAGCGTTTTTTGATGAAACCCCAGATGCTTCAATAGCAAAAGAGCGTGTCGCATTTGGTACATCGGGGCATCGAGGACGTGCCACAGATCGCACCTTTAACGCGGCACACATTTTTGCGATTACTCAAGCGGTGGTTGATTACCGCTCTGAGGCAGGCTATCAAGGCCCTATGTTCCTTGGCTTCGATACCCATGCGCTTTCAAAGCCCGCATGGGAGTGTGCTTTGCGGGTGCTGGCCGCTAATAAAGTGCCCGTATTCATTGAAAAAGACCATGGTGTTACCGCTACGCCCCTGATCAGCCGTGCGATACTGCAGCACAATCGTCCTCAACAACAGCATCCTCAAGATCAGGCTCTGCCAGACGTTGCGTTAGCTGATGGTTTGATTATTACCCCATCCCATAATCCGCCGGAAGATGGTGGCATTAAGTACAATCCCTTCCACGGTGGGCCTGCTGATACTGAAGCAACAAAATGGATTGAGCTTCGCGCGAATGCCTATTTGCTACGCCAGCTATGTGATATTTCTCCGGTACCGTTAGAGCAGGCGTTAGCATGTGCTCAAGAGTACGATTTCACTGCTCACTATGTGGCTCAGTTGGGCAGCGTGGTGGACATGACCGCTATCCAAAACGCTAATCTCACTCTTGGTGTTGATCCCATGGGCGGAACAGCGCTGCCCGTATGGCAGGCGGTGGCCGAGCATTATGGTTTGAATCTTGAGGTGGTCAATACGTCGGTAGATGCCAGCTTCGGTTTTATGCCGTTGGATCATGACGGCAAGATTCGCATGGATTGCTCTAGTCCTGATGCCATGGCTAACCTGTTAAAGATCAAAGACCGCTTTGATCTCGCCTTTGGCAACGACCCTGACGCTGATCGCCACGGCATTGTGGATGCTAATGGGTTAATGAATCCGAATCACTTTCTAGCGGTGTGCGTGGATTATTTGATTGGTCATCGACCTGAGTGGGCGGAAACGCTCAATATCGGTAAGACGCTGGTGTCCTCTTCGATGATTGATCGGATTGTCGCTTCCCATCAGCGTGAACTGTTTGAAGTGCCGGTTGGCTTTAAGTGGTTTGTTGAAGGGCTGCACGATGGCTGGCTTGCCTTTGGTGGTGAAGAGAGCGCCGGAGCGAGCCTATTAACGCGCGATGGTAATGCTTGGTCTACCGATAAAGACGGCATTGCGCTTTGCTTGTTAGCGGCTGAAATTACCGCGGTCACTGGGAAAACACCCAGTGAATACTACCGTTCTTTAACCGAGCGCTTTGGTGAGCCATTCTACAAGCGTGTAGATACTGCCTGTACAGCAGAAGAAAAAGCGGCCTTTAAGAAGCTTAGCGCTGATAGTGTTACGGAAACCACGCTAGCCGGTGACCCGATTACCGCTGTGTTGGTTAATGCGCCTGGTAACGGAGAGGCTATCGGTGGTTTGAAGGTGACTACCGAAAATGGCTGGTTTGCTGCCCGCCCCAGTGGTACTGAATCGCTCTATAAAGTGTACGCTGAAAGTTTCAAAGGCCCACAGCACTTGGATGAGTTAATTGAGAGTGCCACCACGCTGCTTTCCGGCGTTTTGAAGACATAA
- a CDS encoding UTP--glucose-1-phosphate uridylyltransferase yields the protein MTQVRKAIIPVAGFGTRLLPISKAIPKEMVPVVDRPLIQHVVEEALAAGINEIILVTRAGKSAIEDHFDAHFELEHSLASKGKDALLETLSAISPKKLKVTSVRQPNAKGLGHAIFCAAHLLDKDEPFAVILPDVLVKPQVGNTACDLGSMVERWNTNNASQIMVEAVPQEDVYRYGIVDCDEPAAGESANMRGVVEKPTPEEAPSRLSVIGRYVLPYRIMELLRDQPPGAGNEIQLTDAIDRLMQEGKTVQAFRMHGRTFDCGHIEGWLKANTTLAREAGYDV from the coding sequence ATGACCCAAGTGCGTAAAGCGATTATTCCGGTAGCCGGTTTCGGCACACGTCTGCTGCCCATCAGCAAGGCGATCCCGAAGGAAATGGTACCCGTTGTGGATCGCCCACTCATTCAACACGTGGTGGAAGAAGCGCTGGCGGCGGGTATCAATGAAATCATTTTGGTGACTCGGGCTGGTAAATCAGCCATTGAAGACCATTTTGATGCCCACTTTGAGCTTGAGCATTCACTGGCCAGTAAGGGTAAGGATGCGTTGCTAGAGACGCTTTCCGCGATTTCCCCTAAAAAGCTCAAGGTGACTAGCGTTCGTCAGCCTAATGCCAAAGGCTTGGGTCATGCGATTTTCTGTGCCGCGCACCTGTTAGATAAAGACGAGCCATTTGCGGTCATTCTTCCGGATGTGCTGGTGAAGCCACAAGTTGGCAATACGGCCTGTGACCTGGGGAGCATGGTAGAGCGTTGGAATACAAATAACGCTTCGCAAATCATGGTGGAAGCGGTGCCCCAGGAAGACGTTTACCGTTATGGCATTGTTGATTGCGACGAGCCTGCCGCCGGTGAGAGTGCAAATATGCGCGGTGTTGTAGAAAAGCCGACGCCTGAGGAAGCGCCTTCACGGCTTTCGGTTATTGGCCGCTATGTGCTGCCATATCGCATCATGGAGCTGCTGCGCGACCAGCCGCCTGGTGCGGGTAATGAAATCCAGCTAACAGATGCCATCGACCGCTTGATGCAGGAAGGTAAAACCGTGCAGGCGTTCCGTATGCATGGCCGCACCTTTGATTGTGGGCATATTGAAGGCTGGCTGAAAGCCAACACCACGCTCGCCCGCGAAGCAGGTTATGACGTGTAA
- a CDS encoding REP-associated tyrosine transposase has translation MATYRRAYIPGGTYFFTVVTHHRQPLLAEQQNIDALGQAFRRVKENAPFIMDAFVLLPDHLHCLWTLPKDDTDYSSRWRDIKKYASKNFLLPGNATGTWQRGFWEHVIRDEQDWQQHMDYIHYNPVKHGWANAPRDWQWSSFKRCVKKGWYQDDWGANDAPSIADINGE, from the coding sequence GTGGCTACTTATCGACGGGCATATATTCCAGGCGGAACGTATTTTTTCACGGTAGTTACCCATCACCGTCAGCCGCTACTTGCTGAGCAACAAAATATAGATGCTCTCGGGCAAGCTTTCCGTCGGGTAAAAGAAAATGCTCCTTTCATCATGGATGCTTTTGTCCTACTTCCTGACCACTTGCATTGCCTTTGGACGCTTCCCAAAGATGACACTGATTACTCATCTCGATGGCGTGATATTAAGAAATACGCTTCAAAAAACTTTCTACTTCCTGGTAATGCCACCGGCACTTGGCAACGGGGATTCTGGGAGCATGTCATACGCGATGAGCAAGATTGGCAACAACACATGGATTATATTCATTACAATCCGGTAAAGCATGGATGGGCCAACGCACCTCGCGATTGGCAGTGGTCCAGCTTCAAACGGTGTGTGAAAAAAGGATGGTATCAAGATGACTGGGGAGCAAACGACGCACCATCCATAGCAGATATCAATGGCGAATAA
- the gdhA gene encoding NADP-specific glutamate dehydrogenase, which yields MPYVHDTLTRLAKSSPAQTEFYQATEEVLECLRPLFERAPHYHQHSIIERIVEPERQVMFRVSWVDDAGRVQVNKGYRVQFNSALGPYKGGLRFHPSVTSGTIKFLGFEQIFKNALTGLPIGGGKGGADFDPKGKSDNEIMRFCQAFMSELYRHIGPHTDVPAGDIGVGGREIGYLFGQYKRLTGRYEGVLTGKGLNWGGSLGRKEATGYGAVYFAENMLAAKDEALRGKTCLVSGAGNVAIYTIEKLYELGARPVTCSDSKGMIHDPSGIDLGLLKQLKEVQRVSLESYLHDHPEAHYIPARDYPQDGHAVWRIEGEAAFPCATQNELTEADAKALLANGVTCVSEGANMPSTKEAVDVFLEAKIAYGPGKAANAGGVATSQLEMAQNSSMEQWPLEKVDQKLKQIMADIYRQCADTASEFGEPDNLVLGANIAGFRKVADAMIEQGVI from the coding sequence ATGCCTTATGTCCACGATACGCTGACGCGTTTAGCGAAAAGTAGCCCTGCACAAACTGAGTTTTATCAAGCCACTGAGGAAGTGCTTGAGTGTCTTCGCCCGTTGTTCGAGCGTGCGCCGCATTACCATCAGCACAGCATTATTGAGCGTATTGTTGAGCCGGAACGCCAAGTGATGTTTCGGGTGAGCTGGGTGGATGATGCCGGCCGTGTACAGGTGAACAAAGGCTATCGCGTGCAATTTAATTCGGCGCTTGGCCCTTATAAAGGCGGTTTGCGTTTTCACCCCAGCGTGACGTCGGGCACCATTAAGTTTTTAGGGTTTGAGCAAATCTTCAAAAATGCGTTAACGGGGTTGCCGATTGGTGGTGGTAAAGGCGGTGCTGACTTTGATCCGAAGGGGAAGTCTGACAACGAAATCATGCGTTTCTGCCAGGCTTTTATGTCGGAACTTTATCGTCATATCGGGCCGCATACTGATGTGCCCGCTGGGGATATCGGCGTTGGTGGGCGAGAAATTGGTTACCTATTTGGCCAATATAAGCGTTTAACGGGGCGTTACGAAGGCGTGCTGACTGGGAAAGGGCTAAACTGGGGCGGCTCTCTTGGCCGGAAAGAGGCCACTGGCTACGGTGCGGTCTATTTTGCCGAGAACATGCTGGCAGCTAAAGATGAAGCCTTGCGTGGTAAAACATGCTTGGTATCTGGCGCGGGCAACGTGGCGATCTATACTATTGAGAAGCTATATGAGCTAGGTGCGAGGCCAGTTACCTGTAGTGATTCAAAAGGGATGATTCACGACCCGAGCGGCATCGATTTAGGTTTGCTAAAACAGTTAAAAGAAGTACAGCGTGTATCGCTGGAAAGCTATCTGCACGATCATCCCGAAGCCCACTATATTCCGGCTCGCGATTATCCGCAGGATGGCCACGCGGTTTGGCGTATTGAAGGCGAGGCGGCGTTCCCTTGTGCGACGCAAAACGAGCTGACCGAAGCCGATGCCAAGGCACTGTTAGCCAATGGCGTTACCTGCGTGAGCGAGGGGGCGAACATGCCTTCTACCAAAGAGGCGGTAGATGTCTTTTTGGAGGCTAAAATTGCCTATGGGCCTGGCAAGGCAGCTAATGCGGGTGGTGTGGCGACCAGCCAGTTGGAGATGGCCCAGAACAGCAGTATGGAACAGTGGCCGTTAGAGAAGGTTGACCAGAAGCTTAAACAGATTATGGCGGATATTTATCGTCAGTGTGCGGATACAGCAAGCGAATTTGGCGAACCTGACAATCTTGTATTGGGAGCAAACATTGCGGGCTTCCGCAAAGTGGCCGATGCGATGATTGAGCAGGGCGTTATCTAA
- the rnk gene encoding nucleoside diphosphate kinase regulator — MGQRPPIIINRLDAERLQRLIDTASEKDMMVAELLEEELARGEVLDPQDIPEDVVSMNSQIRFTDLTRERQMIRTLVYPHALESVEDGISVMAPIGAALIGLRVGDVIEWPLPNNTEVRLRIDAIFWQPEREKQFHR; from the coding sequence ATGGGGCAGCGTCCTCCTATTATCATTAACCGTCTTGATGCTGAACGACTTCAGCGCCTGATTGATACTGCATCTGAAAAAGACATGATGGTGGCGGAGCTACTGGAAGAAGAGTTGGCCCGCGGAGAGGTGCTTGACCCTCAGGATATACCTGAGGATGTGGTCAGTATGAATAGCCAGATACGCTTTACTGACCTGACCCGCGAGCGTCAGATGATTCGAACGTTGGTGTATCCTCATGCGCTTGAAAGCGTCGAGGATGGCATTTCGGTGATGGCACCGATTGGCGCAGCGTTAATTGGCTTGCGAGTAGGCGATGTTATTGAATGGCCGTTACCCAACAACACCGAAGTACGTCTACGTATTGATGCTATTTTCTGGCAGCCCGAGCGAGAGAAGCAATTTCATCGATAA
- the rfaH gene encoding transcription/translation regulatory transformer protein RfaH — protein MEELETQAKWTNPCWYVIQCKGGESFRAAEHLTNQGYEVFHPVLNAKRKRQGKLTLVTEPLFPYYLFIRLDQIVSNWRPIRSTRGVLRLLTFGNTPIAVPDALVDTLRAQPHRQEGSHSYFCAGEKVTITDGPFRDLEAVFKRCKGEERAIVLLNVLQRPQDVEISVDSLQKREG, from the coding sequence ATGGAGGAGCTCGAAACCCAAGCAAAGTGGACCAACCCCTGCTGGTATGTGATTCAATGCAAAGGCGGCGAGTCATTTCGCGCCGCTGAACACCTCACCAACCAAGGGTACGAGGTGTTCCACCCCGTACTTAACGCCAAACGTAAGCGCCAAGGCAAACTCACGCTGGTGACCGAACCACTTTTCCCCTATTACCTGTTTATTCGTTTGGATCAGATCGTCAGCAACTGGCGGCCAATTCGCTCCACCCGTGGCGTACTGCGCCTACTCACCTTTGGCAATACGCCCATTGCCGTGCCGGACGCCTTGGTAGATACCCTACGTGCACAGCCGCACCGTCAGGAAGGCAGCCACAGCTACTTCTGCGCAGGGGAAAAAGTGACGATCACCGACGGGCCATTCAGAGATTTAGAAGCCGTCTTTAAACGCTGCAAAGGCGAAGAGCGCGCCATTGTGCTGCTTAACGTGCTACAACGCCCACAGGATGTCGAGATATCTGTCGACAGCTTACAAAAGCGCGAGGGGTGA